The Arachis ipaensis cultivar K30076 chromosome B07, Araip1.1, whole genome shotgun sequence genome includes a window with the following:
- the LOC110262349 gene encoding NAD(P)H-dependent 6'-deoxychalcone synthase-like, with amino-acid sequence MSSTTKVAVPNVVLQSSFSMPVIGLGTAAESNDGEAIKQAVIEAIKVGYRHFDTASLYESEQAVGEAIAEALKLGLIGSRDELFITSKLWLPDNHPHLVLPALQKSLETLRLDYLDLYLVHWPMSAKPGIWKVPFEEEDLVPFDLKGVWTSMEECQNMGLTKSIGVSNFSTKKLEDLLSFATIPPSVNQVEMNASWQQKNLTEYCKAKGIIITAYSPLGAQGTRWGSNDVMDSELLNNIAQTHAKTVAQVSLRWLYEQGVTVVVKSYNKERIKQNLDIFDFSLTNDDYQKIRQIQQERKVKNGPAGFDVIDHLWDGEN; translated from the exons atgtCCTCAACAACAAAAGTAGCGGTCCCAAATGTTGTTCTGCAATCATCATTCAGCATGCCCGTGATAGGCCTAGGAACTGCGGCCGAATCCAACGACGGCGAAGCCATCAAACAGGCGGTGATAGAGGCCATCAAGGTCGGTTACAGGCACTTTGACACTGCTTCTCTTTATGAGTCTGAGCAGGCTGTGGGAGAAGCCATCGCTGAAGCCCTTAAACTTGGTCTAATTGGCTCAAGAGATGAGCTTTTTATCACTTCCAAGTTATGGTTACCTGATAACCATCCCCACCTTGTTCTTCCTGCTCTACAAAAATCACTTGA GACTCTTAGATTAGATTACTTAGATCTGTACTTGGTCCACTGGCCCATGAGTGCCAAGCCTGGAATATGGAAAGTTCCTTTTGAAGAAGAGGATTTGGTACCATTTGACTTAAAGGGTGTATGGACTTCAATGGAAGAATGTCAGAACATGGGTCTTACAAAATCAATTGGAGTCAGCAACTTTTCTACCAAGAAACTTGAAGATCTCCTCTCTTTTGCAACAATTCCTCCTTCTGTTAATCAA GTTGAGATGAATGCTTCCTGGCAACAAAAGAATCTAACAGAATACTGCAAAGCCAAGGGTATAATTATAACTGCATATTCTCCTTTGGGAGCCCAAGGAACCCGTTGGGGTAGTAATGATGTTATGGACAGTGAATTGCTCAACAACATTGCACAAACTCATGCAAAAACTGTGGCTCAG GTAAGTCTAAGATGGTTATACGAGCAAGGTGTGACTGTTGTGGTGAAGAGTTACAATAAagaaagaataaaacaaaatttagACATATTTGATTTTTCACTTACAAATGATGATTACCAAAAGATTAGGCAAATCCAGCAGGAGCGCAAGGTGAAGAACGGCCCTGCAGGATTCGATGTCATAGATCATCTATGGGATGGAGAAAATTAG
- the LOC107606409 gene encoding nuclear pore complex protein NUP96, producing MEFDAGSFFDVCTVHNCKKRRALKGLITPLNESMRETEASLPILHSPGYYTKPSLEELVAQELLDPGYCTRVPNFTVGRLGYGSVRFLEKTDVRGLDLDQIVKFYKHEIVVYSDENDKPAVGQGLNKAAEVVLVLDTELLKSKDRKDDFLVKKVKQSTERQGARFISFDLTTGEWKFLVDHFSRFGFGEDDEEDIVMDDADGEMYDDDKEPSTNMNGIELSHSLPAHLRLDPVKMREMRLLMFPHEEEPEELSHKASISKEYARPLQNSAQAMPHRSTPPIARKTPFPLLEYKHGSFDANSPGSILMVQQHKGMPLKTIKAEGFKLDLKHETPVSTNYACNIVDAGLFMGKSFRVGWGPNGILVHSGAPIGSGSEYKVLSSVVSLEKVAFDNFVRDENNKVSEELVESALISPLNFHKEINHVKEEVRIGPCKLKLLKLEANCSMLSDISHGYCDIIERQLTVPGLSSTTRLGLTHQVMTWELIRVLFFDRKQKGQVESLGADNEEDMMQDMKEVYQDVDQEALPLMRRAEFSYWLRESVSYHVQNQISSLNDSDYLQHVFVFLTGRQLDEAVQLAASKGDVRLACLLSQAGGSTVNRSDISKQLDIWRKKGLDFSFIENDRVRLYELLAGNIHDALHEVDIDWRRFLGLLMWYKLPPDTSLPIAFQTYKHFLDEGRAPYPVPLFIDEGPSEEAISWNADKHFDISFYLMLLHSSEEREFSFLKAMFSAFSSTPDPLDYHMIWHQRAVLEAVGVIKSNDLHVLDMGFVSQLLSLGKCHWAIYVVLHLPFREDCQFLHVNLIREILFQYCEIWSSDESQQQFIEDLGIPSEWIHEALAIYYNYNGDLPKALEHFLQCANWQKAHTIFVTSVAHSLFLQGNSCIRLLLEKNTFQDSLQSKNAACQEFVSQLNASLAVWDRKLPVDARLVYSKMGGEICDLLLSAVGEGASRDEQFSCFDTAFSAPVPEDVRSGHLQDAVYLFTSFLSEIAT from the exons ATGGAATTTGATGCAGGAAGCTTCTTTGATGTGTGCACTGTGCATAACTGCAAAAAAAGAAGGGCTTTAAAAGGCTTAATTACTCCACTGAATGAGAGCATGAGAGAAACGGAAGCTTCCTTGCCAATCTTGCACTCCCCTGGATACTATACCAAACCATCTCTGGAGGAGTTAGTGGCCCAGGAACTCCTTGACCCCGGTTATTGTACCCGAGTTCCTAATTTCACTGTTGGGAGGCTTGGTTATGGATCTGTCAGGTTTCTTGAGAAAACAGATGTCAGGGGGTTGGATCTAGATCAAATTGTGAAGTTTTATAAACATGAGATAGTTGTATACAGCGACGAAAATGATAAACCTGCAGTTGGTCAAGGCCTTAACAAGGCAGCTGAAGTAGTTTTAGTTCTAGATACTGAACTACTGAAGTCTAAAGACAGGAAAGATGATTTTCTTGTGAAAAAAGTAAAACAAAGTACTGAGAGGCAAGGAGCAAGATTTATTTCGTTCGACCTAACAACTGGTGAATGGAAATTCTTGGTAGATCACTTCAGTAGATTTGGGTTTGGCGAAGATGACGAGGAAGACATTGTCATGGATGATGCTGATGGTGAGATGTATGATGATGATAAAGAACCTTCCACAAATATGAACGGGATTGAACTTTCTCACTCTCTTCCAGCTCATCTAAGGCTTGACCCTGTTAAAATGAGAGAAATGAGATTATTGATGTTCCCACATGAAGAAGAGCCTGAGGAATTGAGTCATAAAGCATCCATCAGTAAGGAATATGCAAGGCCTTTGCAAAATTCTGCTCAGGCAATGCCCCATAGATCCACTccaccaattgcaaggaaaactCCATTTCCTTTACTTGAATATAAACATGGGAGTTTTGATGCAAATTCTCCTGGGTCTATTTTGATGGTTCAGCAACATAAGGGAATGCCTCTGAAGACAATAAAAGCGGAAGGTTTTAAGTTAGACCTCAAGCATGAAACTCCAGTGTCAACAAACTATGCTTGCAATATTGTAGATGCAGGTCTATTTATGGGGAAGTCATTCCGAGTTGGATGGGGACCTAATGGCATTCTTGTACATTCTGGTGCACCTATAGGAAGTGGTAGTGAATACAAGGTATTATCATCTGTTGTCAGTTTGGAGAAAGTTGCTTTTGACAATTTTGTTAGGGATGAAAATAACAAAGTGAGTGAGGAACTTGTTGAATCTGCCTTGATATCTCCATTAAATTTTCACAAAGAAATAAACCATGTGAAGGAAGAGGTTAGAATTGGTCCTTGCAAATTGAAACTTCTAAAGCTTGAAGCGAATTGTTCAATGTTGTCAGATATTTCACATGGCTACTGTGATATTATTGAGAGGCAATTGACTGTACCAGGGTTGTCTTCCACTACACGTTTGGGTTTAACACATCAAGTAATGACCTGGGAATTAATTAGAGTTCTTTTCTTCGATAGAAAACAAAAAGGTCAAGTAGAATCTTTGGGTGCTGACAATGAGGAAGATATGATGCAGGATATGAAGGAAGTTTATCAAGATGTTGACCAAGAAGCACTCCCACTTATGAGGAGGGCAGAGTTCAGTTATTGGTTGCGAGAGAGTGTTTCTTATCATGTTCAAAACCAAATAAGCTCTCTAAATGACTCTGATTATCTACAACATGTTTTTGTATTCCTCACTGGGCGGCAACTAGATGAAGCAGTGCAACTGGCAGCTTCCAAAGGAGATGTGAGGCTGGCTTGTTTGTTAAGTCAGGCGGGTGGTTCTACTGTGAATCGCTCTGACATTTCAAAGCAACTTGATATTTGGAGAAAGAAAGGTCTGGATTTTAGTTTCATTGAAAACGACAGAGTGAGGCTATATGAATTGCTTGCAGGAAATATTCATGATGCATTGCACGAGGTCGATATTGATTGGAGGAGGTTCTTAGGTTTATTGATGTGGTACAAACTGCCGCCTGACACATCATTGCCCATTGCTTTTCAGACATATAAGCATTTTCTTGATGAGGGAAGGGCTCCATATCCTGTTCCACTTTTTATTGATGAAGGACCATCAGAAGAGGCTATCAGCTGGAATGCAGATAAACACTTTGACATTTCATTCTATCTTATGCTTCTTCATTCTAGTGAAGAGAGAGAATTTAGCTTTTTGAAGGCTATGTTTAGTGCATTCTCTTCAACCCCTGATCCACTTGATTATCACATGATATGGCATCAACGAGCAGTCTTGGAAGCAGTGGGTGTTATCAAATCTAATGATCTTCATGTTCTAGACATGGGGTTCGTGTCTCAGCTTTTGAGCCTAGGGAAATGCCATTGGGCCATATATGTGGTCCTTCATTTACCCTTTCGAGAAGACTGTCAATTTCTTCATGTGAATTTGATTCGGGAGATATTGTTCCAGTACTGCGAAATTTGGAGTTCAGATGAATCTCAGCAACAGTTCATTGAGGATTTAGGCATTCCTTCAGAATGGATTCATGAGGCTCTG GCAATTTACTATAATTATAATGGTGATCTGCCAAAAGCTCTTGAGCACTTTCTTCAGTGTGCAAATTGGCAGAAAGCTCATACCATTTTCGTAACATCAGTTGCTCATAGTTTATTCTTGCAAGGTAATTCTTGTATACGCCTGTTACTTGAAAAAAATACT tttcaggattcTCTTCAAAGTAAAAATGCTGCCTGTCAGGAATTTGTCAGTCAGCTTAATGCATCATTGGCTGTTTGGGACCGCAAATTACCTGTTGATGCAAG ATTGGTGTATTCAAAAATGGGGGGTGAGATATGTGATTTGCTGCTATCTGCTGTGGGCGAGGGTGCTAGCCGAGATGAACAGTTTAGCTGCTTTGACACTGCTTTCAGTGCACCGGTTCCAGAAGATGTTCGCTCTGGTCACTTGCAGGACGCAGTGTATCTGTTTACCAGCTTTCTCTCTGAGATTGCTACTTAA